From Tripterygium wilfordii isolate XIE 37 chromosome 16, ASM1340144v1, whole genome shotgun sequence, one genomic window encodes:
- the LOC119981510 gene encoding UDP-glucosyltransferase 29-like, which produces MEARQKTISVLMLPWLAHGHISPYLELAKKLTKRNFYIYFCSTPINLNSIKPKISQKYSLSIQLVELHLPSLEGLPPQYHSTKGLPPHLMTTLKKALDMSSTNFTKILEHLKPDLLIYDFLMPWAPEAAQRMNILAVNFMIVSTVAIAFVVHRVRNPSDEFPFLEIFLHDYEKLLLDKALEDGRDKDKAFNCLEQSCNIVLMKTFHELEGKYLDYLSVIFKKKMVPVGPLVQDPIQEIEDGSKEMIKWLDRKEQSSTVLVSFGSECFLTKEEREEVAYGLEISKVNFIWVIRFHEEDKTNLEESLPPKFIDRIGEKGIVVEGWAPQARILRHCSIAGFVSHCGWGSVMESMKLGVPIITMPMQLDQPLNARLVEDVGVGLQVKRNKSGRFEREEIAKVIRELVVEKNEDVKRKAKEMSEHLINKGEAEIDKVVNELVNLCGI; this is translated from the coding sequence aTGGAAGCTAGGCAGAAAACTATTAGTGTCTTGATGCTCCCATGGCTAGCTCATGGTCACATATCTCCTTACCTAGAGCTAGCCAAGAAACTCACAAAGAGAAACTTTTACATATACTTTTGTTCAACACCAATCAATCTCAATtcaatcaaaccaaaaataTCCCAAAAATACTCACTTTCAATCCAACTAGTGGAACTCCATCTCCCATCATTGGAAGGCCTTCCTCCTCAATACCACTCAACCAAAGGCCTACCACCCCATCTCATGACAACCCTCAAGAAAGCACTTGACATGTCAAGCACTAACTTCACCAAAATCTTGGAACACTTGAAGCCAGACTTGTTGATCTATGACTTCCTCATGCCATGGGCACCGGAAGCGGCTCAGCGTATGAATATTCTGGCTGTAAACTTCATGATAGTCTCGACGGTAGCGATTGCTTTTGTAGTTCATAGAGTAAGAAACCCTAGTGATGAATTTCCTTTTCTGGAAATTTTTCTCCATGACTACGAGAAATTGTTGCTTGACAAAGCTCTCGAAGATGGCCGAGACAAAGATAAGGCCTTTAACTGCTTGGAACAATCTTGTAATATCGTTTTGATGAAGACTTTTCATGAACTAGAAGGAAAGTATCTAGATTATCTTTCTGTAATCTTTAAGAAGAAGATGGTTCCTGTCGGTCCGCTTGTTCAAGACCCTATTCAAGAAATTGAAGATGGAAGCAAAGAGATGATCAAATGGCTTGACAGGAAGGAACAATCATCGACCGTGCTTGTATCGTTTGGGAGCGAGTGCTTCTTAACCAAGGAAGAAAGGGAAGAAGTAGCTTATGGACTTGAGATTAGCAAAGTAAACTTTATATGGGTCATTAGGTTTCATGAAGAAGATAAAACCAACCTTGAAGAGTCACTTCCACCCAAATTCATCGATAGGATCGGAGAGAAAGGGATTGTTGTAGAAGGTTGGGCACCTCAAGCAAGGATTCTAAGGCATTGTAGCATTGCAGGGTTTGTGAGTCATTGTGGATGGGGTTCAGTGATGGAGAGCATGAAGTTAGGAGTGCCAATAATAACAATGCCAATGCAACTTGATCAACCATTGAATGCTAGGTTGGTTGAAGATGTTGGGGTTGGTTTACAAGTAAAGAGAAACAAGAGTGGGAGGTTTGAAAGGGAAGAGATAGCAAAGGTGATTAGAGAGCTAGTGGTGGAGAAAAATGAAGATGTCAAGAGGAAAGCTAAGGAAATGAGTGAGCATTTGATTAATAAAGGAGAGGCAGAAATTGATAAAGTCGTCAATGAATTGGTCAATCTATGTGGAATTTGA